TTGGCCCCGCGTCCTGCACCTGATGCGCCGGATTTGGCGTCGATGACAATATCTTCGGTTTTGATGAATCCGCCTGTCAATGCCGGGGCCAGCCCAAGGATGCTTGATGTCGGATAGCAGCCGGGGTTGGCAATGAGACGTGCTCCCATAATCTGATCGAGATACAGCTCGGGCAGTCCATATACCGCTTCAGTCAGCAATTCTGAACGGGTGTGCTCCACGTTGTACCACTGTTCATAGGTCGTTTTATCATTGATGCGAAAGTCCGCAGACAGATCAACGACTTTGACGCCTTCGTCCAGCAGGGTGGCGGCTATTTCCATGGCGGTCTTGTGCGGCACGGCCAGAAAGACCACGTCGCATTCCTCAGCCAATGCCTTGGGGTCAGGCTGGGTGATAACCAGATCACCCAGCGGCAGGCGGTTCAGGAAGGGATAAATTTCGGCAAGCGTTTTACCCGCTTCCGAGCGCGAAGTGACCTGGACCAGTTCCATGGAGGAGTGGTGGATCATGAGTCGCGCCAGTTCCATGCCGGTATAGCCGGTTACGCCGACCAGCCCCGCCTTGATTGTCTGAGACATGGGCCTCTCCGATTATTTTGTCTTGTTCACATAGGACATGCGCAAATTATATACGATGTCGCAGAGCAGTTTTTGTTCGTCTTTTTCCAGCCCGCTGTCGAACTTTCTCTTGAGCATGCCGAGCACATCAATAGTGTGCTTGGCAAGTTGCGGATTAAATCCGACCTGTCCTGTCCCCGGATCAGGTGCCTCGCCCAGAGCCACCATGGCCGATGAGGACAGGGAATAGATGAATGTCGTGAAATTGATATCGATGGGGACACCCTTCATTGGGTTGTCTTTGCACGTTTTATCGTCAGCCATGTTCCTCTCCATTTTGACGGATGCAAGTATCACTCGCAATTAAGTACGGTCTGGAGTCCCCGGAGTCAATATGCGAGAGGGTGGTAAATGTGTCTACTCATCTGTATTTTAGTGCAAAACACGGTGACATGAGTACATTTTCCGTTTAAGATGCTTTGAAATTGAACATAGGGTCTGTGGTAATGAGTAGAATTAACCCTCCAAAAAGGTTTTTGTCATGGTGAATAACGGTTTGCGCAGAACTCTCCTCCTGTCTTTGGTTATATTAATGTTGATGGCTGCCGGCTGTGGCGGTGAAGATAAGACGGCTGAAGCTCCGCAAGGGCCGGTGCCAATGAAAGTGGTCAAGGCCGAGACGCGCACAATGCCGCAATGGGGCGAGTTTGTGGGGCAGATAAGTGCCGTGGAGACTGTGGAAGTTCGTGCGCGTGTGGCAGGATTCTTGATCGAACGGAATTTCGAGGAAGGCGGGAGTGTCAAGAAGGGGGATCTGCTGTTCGTCATTGATCCCAAGCCCTTTGAAGAAGACCTGAAACAGGCGCAGTCCGGTTTGCAGTACAATCAGGCTCTGTATGCCAAAGCGAAGAAAGATTTCGAGCGGTTCAAGAAGCTCTATGATGAAGGCGTTGTCAGCCGTGATGAATACGAAAGTTATCAGACGCAGGTTGCAACCTATCAGGCGCAGATCGGCGACAATCAGGCCAAAGTAGAAAACGCAAAAATACAGCTTGGTTACACAAAAATTTATGCCTCCACAGATGGCCTTATCGGTCGAGTGAAGGTGGATGTGGGCAACCTTGTCGGTCAGGGTGAAAACACTCTGCTCGCGACTATTTCAACACAGGACCCGGTGTACGTCAGCTTCAGCGTGAGTGAAACAGACTACATTCGCGCCATGCGTAACAAAATGGATAAGGACACCGAACGGCAGATGCGGTTGATTTTGTCCGAT
The genomic region above belongs to uncultured Pseudodesulfovibrio sp. and contains:
- the argC gene encoding N-acetyl-gamma-glutamyl-phosphate reductase; this translates as MSQTIKAGLVGVTGYTGMELARLMIHHSSMELVQVTSRSEAGKTLAEIYPFLNRLPLGDLVITQPDPKALAEECDVVFLAVPHKTAMEIAATLLDEGVKVVDLSADFRINDKTTYEQWYNVEHTRSELLTEAVYGLPELYLDQIMGARLIANPGCYPTSSILGLAPALTGGFIKTEDIVIDAKSGASGAGRGAKVGTLFCEVADSFKAYSLPRHRHTPEIEQEISKLGGTDITVSFNTHLLPIDRGILSTIYTKLTGNTSLDDIHAAYTEFYADKPMVRVLPKGQLPETRFVRGTVFCDLGLVVDPRTNRLIILSAIDNLCRGASGQALMNANLICGLDIDEGLPMAPMMP
- a CDS encoding DUF1844 domain-containing protein, whose product is MADDKTCKDNPMKGVPIDINFTTFIYSLSSSAMVALGEAPDPGTGQVGFNPQLAKHTIDVLGMLKRKFDSGLEKDEQKLLCDIVYNLRMSYVNKTK
- a CDS encoding efflux RND transporter periplasmic adaptor subunit — translated: MLMAAGCGGEDKTAEAPQGPVPMKVVKAETRTMPQWGEFVGQISAVETVEVRARVAGFLIERNFEEGGSVKKGDLLFVIDPKPFEEDLKQAQSGLQYNQALYAKAKKDFERFKKLYDEGVVSRDEYESYQTQVATYQAQIGDNQAKVENAKIQLGYTKIYASTDGLIGRVKVDVGNLVGQGENTLLATISTQDPVYVSFSVSETDYIRAMRNKMDKDTERQMRLILSDGSEYEQGGQVSMVDPTIDSQTGTLGIRLVFPNPDNMLRPGQYAKVRVLITNVDNAVVVPARAVMDVQGMKSLYVVGEDGKVKSQPVKLGFETDNLVVVEEGLNVGDMVVVDGVRRVRPGMDIKPIVVPMTDDGTQPAPADAPADATDTEKKDS